The window CCGTTTAAAATTCTTTGAATTCCGGCTTGAAACTCATCTGTTGCGGCAATTTTTTCATAGAGTGCTTTGCCGTCAACATAACATTCTCGCTGTTTGGGTCTTGCTCCGAGGGCATCTCCGAGGAATACATAAGCAATTCCTCGTTCTGCTAAAGCTGCTTTTAATTCGACTTGATTAAAGTGGGGCAGAAAGCGACTGTAGGGATACGAGCGAACATCAGCAAGGGCTGTAATTTCATGCTGCTGAAGCAAGGATATAAAAGTGCCGATATCGTGATTTGAGTGGCCGATGGTAAACAAGTCCACAGATTCTGCTCCTCAAACGCTTTTGACTTCTAAATTGCGTTAATCATCCCTGCTTGCATCACCAAACAGGATGGTTACTTGGAGTTAGAATTAGGCAAGATAACTTAACAATAAGTTATAAGAACCCAATGACAACTACCTTGCCAATCCGACAGATCTCCAAATTTTAATTTTAAATTCCGCTTAGGGGGACTAGGTTGTCATCGAGCGGGGTACGCCTTCAATCGCTTCCTCCTCGGTCTCGTAAATCTCGAATACCGAGTCCATCATCGTGACTTCAAACACCAGTTTGGCTTCGGGATGAACGTTACAGATCCGGAATGTTCCCTTGACTTTATCGGCATCGCGCATCCCAGCAACCAGAGAAGTCAAACCCGAACTGTCGATAAAACTCACCTGAGAGAGGTTGACGACTACGTGAGGGCTGAGTTTAGAAATACATTCTTGGAGTTTCAGGCGAAACTGCCAAGCCGTCGTAATATCCAAACGCCCGCTAGGTGCGAGAACGATGACCGTTTTGCCATCTTGGGTTGTGTGGTTTTTTTGTTCGATGTGGATCACTCGTGAATTTACCTCTATAACTCAAGCAGCAACTCCAGTTTCGCAAATCCGGCGATGGGCGGCTATAGCTAAAACGATAACATTCCTTTAGCGTTTTAACGGCAAGCTCAACCCGCGCCGATACCGAACCGCTAATTATTATACCTTTGACAGCGAGGAGTGGGGTTTAGCCCCGATCTTTCTCGACTGTCGCTTGCCAATCTGCCCATTCTTGGGGTTTAAGAAAGGTTTGGTAAAGTTCTGCCTCCGGCGTATCGGGTTGAGGTTGATAGCCGTATTCCCAACGCACTAAAGGAGGCAGGGACATTAAAATCGATTCAGTGCGCCCATTAGTCTGCAATCCAAAAATTGTACCGCGATCGTAGACGAGATTGAATTCGACGTAACGGCCGCGTCGATAAAGTTGAAAATTGCGTTCGCGATCGCCGTAAGCTATATCTTGGCGTTTTTGCGCGATCGGCACGTAAGCAGGAATAAAGGTTCGCCCGCAGTCGTTAATAAATGCAAATAGTTCTTCCCAACTGCGCTCTGCTGGCTCTCCGATTTGTCGGCTATAGCGCGCCGCTTCGCTATCGGTTTCCGGTCCGCGATACAGTTGACCTTCGCCATCTTGATAATCAAAAAATAAGCCGCCAATTCCGCGCGTTTCTTGACGATGTTTCAGGTAAAAATACTCATCGCACCAGCGCTTAAAAGTTGGGTAATAATGGGGGTGATGGCGATCGCAAGTTGCTTTAAATGTTTGATGAAAGTGGGCCGCATCTTCGGCAAAGGGATAGTACGGCGTTAAATCCGCGCCGCCTCCAAACCACCAAACCGGGCCAGCCTCGAAGTAGCGATAATTGAGGTGAACCGTAGGAATGTATGGATTGTGCGGATGCAGCACCATCGAAGTTCCGGTGGCATAAAATCCGTGACCTTCAGCTTCCGGACGCTGCTTGAGAATTGAAGGAGGGAGTTGCTGTCCCCAAACTTCAGAAAAATTCACGCCGCCCTGCTCGAAAACCCTTCCCTCGCGAATAACGCGGGAACGACCGCCGCCACCTTCCGGGCGCTGCCAAGAATCTTCTTGGAACCGAGCTACTCCGTCTAAGTCTTCTAGGGCTTGGCAAATTTCGTCTTGCAGTTGTTGCATGAACTGACTGACGCGCTCTCTGGAATTGGCAACGGGTTGGGCTGCATTGGTAGGCAATGTTAAATTTTTTGCAGAAACAATCATTTCAGTTTGTGAATTTATATGTAGATATTTTTAGTGTGGGCTTCAGTGCTTCGACTCAGTTTCTCATAGATTCGGTCGGTCTGTTTAGTCTCTTCAGAAAGTCGAGTTGGCACTCGCGCCCGAGCCACCTCGATTTTGACAATTGTTGCGAAATTTGAAGCTAAAAAGTTAGGCGAGCAACTGCCAAGCAAAAAAAATGAGCGTTTCAACTTCCGTTGGCTGCCAAGGTAATTATTTAATTTTTTATTTTCAATTGTTAATTCTCCTTTCGCGTGCGAGCTTCCAACGCACTTTAGCCCCAGTAATCTCTGAGGCTGGACGGGTCACTTTCACCAACTTTCTAGCTGACGAGTTAGAGTGCAAAGGTGGGAAGTTAATGTGAGATCGAGCGCTTATTAGAAAGGTTGCGGTACTAACGAGCAGACCGGGCTTGCGTAAACTAGAAAGAAGCGTGCCTGCTGGCTCTTCCCCTATTTCCGTTGTGCCTATCCCTTCGCGGATAAGAGCGCGCTTGCGAAAAGGCGGGCTGAGCGGGGCGCGTTTACCTCCGAGGGACTTTCACCCATTTTTAGCGTCTGATTAAGGAACCCTAATCAACAATGAGCGATCGCGATTTCTCAGCCTCGAACAATTGTTTTAATGCTAACCCCCAGCAAATCGCGATCGCAGACCGAATATTCGGCGGCAAACTCGCCTCTATCCGAGTTGCCCTTGCATCGGTCGGTTGTCGGGACGCGCGCCGTACCGTCCGCAACTTGCAAACTGTTAATTTCCGACTTCGGCTCGGTTTTCGTTTTCTGGAGCGAATGTGCAATGATTTTTAATTTTTCCTTCAAATTAGTCCACGATCGAGGAAGACTGTTCTCGCATTTTGCCCTCTACAAGCGGTACCGCGCCGTCAGCAATGCCCGAATTGACGTACTTTGGCAAAAGTTAATTAATTTAGCCGATGTTTCTTGGCATCCGCTTATTTCCAGCACCAATGCTCCAGAAGGGCTAACGGCTAAACCCGGCCTCATCTATCAAGTTGTGACGCGCCTCACTCCCTTTCCCATCCAAATTTTCGTCGAGAGCGTCAAACCCCAAGAGCTACTAAGTGTGAGGTTTTTAGCCCTACCGGGGGTTGAAAATCGCGTGACTTATCAAATAGAGTCTACCCTGTGCGGAACTTATGTTTCCTATTCAATTACGTTGCGGGGCTGGCTTTCTCCCTTAGTCTGGCTTTGCATTCGCCCCTATGTCGCTCGCGTTGCCTCAGAACTGGCTCGTGCTGCCGATCGCATTATCGATAACGGACAATGGACAATGGATAATTGAGAATTGATAATGGACAATGGATAATTGATAACGTTTGAGCGAAGGCTTTTTGAGAATTGATAATGGACAATGGATAACGTTTGAGTGAAGGCATTGAAATGCTCGGCTCTGTTAATCCCCAGCGCGCCTCGTGAAGCGATCGCGCTGGGGATTATTTTGCGACGGCTTTTTGAGAATCGATCGGGGACAAGGGACAATGGATAACGTTTGAGCGACGGCATTGAAATGCTCGGCTCTGTTATCCTCAAGCGATCGCGATCGCGTTGGGGGTTGAAGGATTGGGTGCGCGAAGCTAAGGCTTTATTGTAGACTAAGCGAACGCCTCCCCTTGTCCGTCGTCAGCGGTTTTCCGAGGGCGGAGAAGGGAGAGAAGCAATAGAGACAGGCTTTTATTTTTCGATGAATAACGAAATGCTATTTTAACTATGCTCGATACCCAAACCGTTTTAGAAGCGCTGCGCCCCGTTCAAGATCCCGAACTCCAAAAAAGTTTGGTAGATCTCAATATGATTCGCAATATCAAGATTGAAGGGGGACAAGTGAGCTTTACCCTCGTCTTGACCACTCCAGCTTGTCCCTTGCGTCAGTTTATCGTTGAAGACTGCGAGCGCGCGATCGCGCCCTTACCGGGAGTCGAAAGCGTTAAAGTAGACGTAACCGCCGAAACGCCCCAGCAAAAAGCGCTCCCCGACCGCAACAGCGTTCCCGGCGTTAAAAATATCGTTGCCATCTCCTCCGGTAAAGGTGGAGTTGGCAAAAGTACCATCGCTGTTAACGTTGCCGTCGCCCTAGCGCAGACGGGTGCAAAAGTCGGCCTGCTCGATGCCGATATTTACGGCCCTAACGTCCCCACCATGCTCGGTTTGACCGAAGCTAAAATCGTCGTCCAAAAAGACGAAAAAG is drawn from Oscillatoria sp. FACHB-1406 and contains these coding sequences:
- a CDS encoding SRPBCC family protein, with the protein product MIFNFSFKLVHDRGRLFSHFALYKRYRAVSNARIDVLWQKLINLADVSWHPLISSTNAPEGLTAKPGLIYQVVTRLTPFPIQIFVESVKPQELLSVRFLALPGVENRVTYQIESTLCGTYVSYSITLRGWLSPLVWLCIRPYVARVASELARAADRIIDNGQWTMDN
- the hemF gene encoding oxygen-dependent coproporphyrinogen oxidase — its product is MIVSAKNLTLPTNAAQPVANSRERVSQFMQQLQDEICQALEDLDGVARFQEDSWQRPEGGGGRSRVIREGRVFEQGGVNFSEVWGQQLPPSILKQRPEAEGHGFYATGTSMVLHPHNPYIPTVHLNYRYFEAGPVWWFGGGADLTPYYPFAEDAAHFHQTFKATCDRHHPHYYPTFKRWCDEYFYLKHRQETRGIGGLFFDYQDGEGQLYRGPETDSEAARYSRQIGEPAERSWEELFAFINDCGRTFIPAYVPIAQKRQDIAYGDRERNFQLYRRGRYVEFNLVYDRGTIFGLQTNGRTESILMSLPPLVRWEYGYQPQPDTPEAELYQTFLKPQEWADWQATVEKDRG
- a CDS encoding anti-sigma factor antagonist, with translation MIHIEQKNHTTQDGKTVIVLAPSGRLDITTAWQFRLKLQECISKLSPHVVVNLSQVSFIDSSGLTSLVAGMRDADKVKGTFRICNVHPEAKLVFEVTMMDSVFEIYETEEEAIEGVPRSMTT